The window GTCCTCAACTGTTTGCGTGGCTGGTTCGCTTCGCGGAAAAGTGGGATGCGAATGTGTGGAACTTCAACGTCTTTGCTTCACGCGATGGAGGATCAGCAAGACCGTTTGTTTGAATCTCGGCATGGCTTGGCGAGGGAACGTTGCCTGACGGAACAATTGAGGACAATTGTTCTACTCTGTGGGCGCTGCGTTCAGCTCTGTTTGCGTTTGCGATACTCAGTCGGCGACATCTTCATGATGCGTTGAAAACTGCGACTGAAGTGTGCGTGGTCATAGAAGCCGCAACTCTGTGCGATCGTGGTCACACGCTCATCCGTTTCTCGCAACCATCGCGCCGCATTCTCCACTCGAACGCGAATCAAATACTGGCGGGGTGACGCACCAAACGCCAAACGAAATCGCCTCTCAAAATGACTTGCCGACAACCCCGCCATCTCAGCCAAGTGCCCCGTCGGAATGTCTTCGCGATAGTGAGCGTGGATGTACTCCATCACCTTCTCCAACGAGTCCGCGCTGCCCGACTGCATCCTTTCGACTTGACGTGAAAACCCCGCGACACCGATCACTCGTCCACGGCGATCCTTCAGCGGAATCTTGCTGGTCGTGACCAACCGCGGCGACCCGGCTTCTTCGGGCGCACTTTCAATTCGGTTGATGATCGCTTCTTTCGATTCCATCACCTGCAAATCGTCTTCTCGATATTCGTCCGCCCGTGTCTTCGGAAAGAAGTCGTGATCGGTCTTCCCGATTGCTTCCGACTCGGACAACACGCCGCAGTATTCACAACCACGACGATTCAGCGCCATGAACCTGCCCTCGCGATCTTTGACGAAAAAGGACACATCCGGCAACCAATCAAAGAGCTTCAAAATCTCCTGACCGGGAGCCAAGCGAGCGAAAAACGCTTGTCTATTGAGTGTCTTTTTCATGCTGTTTTTTTACACAAGAATAATCGCTTCATGCAAGACAACCAACGTTTTCCCAGCGAAACTGGTCTCCGAATCAATCGTTCCCGCGCGGTACCTCGTTCCGCTCGTCCCCATCACTTCACCTGGATCTCGACCCTTGACCCAGACACCCCGCCGCAACTTCTTGCAGAAAACCGCCGTCACCGCTCTCGCCGCGACCGCTGCCACTCGCACGTTGACCGCCGCGCCGCCCAAGGACGAACCCGAGATCATCGGCCACGGTGATTATCGCTATCGTGTGATTCGTGACTGGGCCCAAATCAGTGCACTCCGAACGCCGCTTCTTAACTGTCACGAAATGGTGCAGGACAAACGCGGCCGGTTGTTCATGATTGGTGACCACACCGACAACAACATCCTCGTCTTTGACAAATCCGGCAAACTGCTGGATGCCTGGGGAACCATCTTCCCCGGCGGTCACGGGCTCAGCCTGATGGACGAAGGTGACGAAGAGTTCCTGTTGATCACCGATGGCGGATGGACCCTGGATCGCAACGGTAAAGCGATCCGCAACAACGGCCGCGTGACCAAGATGTCGCTGGATGGCCGCATCCTGTTTGACATCGGCCATCCACAAACCATTGGCATCTACAACGCTGGTGATCCGTTCTGCCCAACCGAAACCACCGTCGGTCCCAATGGGGACATCTATGTGGCTGATGGCTACGGCAAGGACTATGTGATTCAGTACAACAGCAACGGCGAATACATTCGCCACTGGGGTGGGCACAACAACGAAGACCCCAACATGAATCTGAAGAACGCCCATGGAGTCGCACTCGACACCCGTGACCCGAATCAACCTTTGATCGTCTGCACCTCACGCAGCGAATGTTGCTTCAAGTTCTTCACATTGGATGGCCAATACGTGAAGACGGTTTCGCTGCCGAACATGCGAGTTTGTCGTCCGGTCATCGACGACCAAAACTTGTACGCGGGAGTCTGCTGGTCCCAACCGCGTTCGGGAGGATCGCCTTGGGCCGGTCACACCGGATTCATGACCGTCCTGGAAGGCGACCAAGTCGTCTCCAACCCAGGTGGTTCCGAACCGGAGTACATCGATGGCGTGCTTCAGAATTCTTATCAGCTTGAAAGCCAGCCGATCATGCACGGCCATGACGTTTGCGTCGACGAAGACAAAAACCTGTACGTGTGCCAGTGGAACGCCAACCACACGCCACCAATCAAGCTCGAACGAATCTAGTCCACGTTGGAGTCTGCCCGCCCGGACCGTTTCGCACCCCAGCAACCTTCCCCACAGCTGCTAATCCACCATGTTCGTTTCGCTTCGTTCTCTCATCCCTTTCCTGCTCGTTTGGCCGACGGTCACTTCCGCCGTTGTCTTCGCTGAAGATGACATTGACTTCAACCGTGACATCCGGCCGATCCTTTCGGACCGTTGTTACTTTTGCCACGGTCCTGACGATGGCACCCGAGAAGCGGACCTGCGTTTGGACATCCGCGAAGACGCGGCGTACGTGTTGGAATCAGATGAACTGCTGGATCGAGTCCAAAGCGATGATCCCGATCTGGTGATGCCACCGCCTCACGCGAATCTGGAGCTGACCGACGAGCAGAAAGAGATGCTAAAGCGTTGGATCGACGAAGGAGCTCCTTACGCAGCGCATTGGTCGTTTGAAAAACTACCTCTGACGGTCGAAACGCCCTCGGTCAAACAGGCCGACTGGCCCAAACAAACCATTGACCCCTTTGTTCTGGCCAAAATCGAAGCGGCCGGACAACAGCCCAACCCAGAAGCGGATCCGTTGCGCTGGTTGCGCCGAGTCACGTTGGACTTGACCGGGTTGCCACCATCAGCAGAAACCATTCAAAGCTTTGAGAAAGCCGTCCAGAAAGATCGCGAACGAGCGTATGAAGCGGCGGTCGATCAACTGCTGCAATCATCCGCGTTCGGCGAACACATGTCGATCGCATGGCTCGACGTGGCTCGCTACGCCGATTCCTATGGCTATCAAAGCGACAAGCTCAACACCCAGTGGCCCTATCGCGACTGGGTCGTTCGCGCCCTGAACCAAAACCTTCCGTACGACGATTTCTTGACGTGGCAAATCGCCGGTGACCTGCTGGAAGACCCAATGCGAGACCAGCAACTGGCGACCGCTTTCAATCGCATTCATCGTCTGAACAACGAAGGCGGTGCGGTCTTTGAAGAATGGCGAATCGAGAACGCAGCCGATCGAGTTCACACCTTCAGCACCGCCGTGATGGGACTGACCTTGGAGTGTGCCCGTTGCCACGATCACAAGTACGACCCGATCACCGCTCGCGAATTCTATTCGCTCTCAGCATTCTTCAATTCGATCGACGAGAGCGGCGTTTACGATCGCACTGAGAAAGTCCCCTGCCCGTCGATGCTGCTTCCCACCGAAGAAGAATCCGCGGCACTCGAGCGGTCTCGTCAAGAACTAGCTGCTTCAGAACAACATTACCAAGCGGTCCTTGCCGCTACCAAGGATCGATTCAAGACCAGCGAAGCGGCGTCCATCACCGCTGACGACATTCCTGACCTGCGACTCGCCTTGTCGTTCGATCAAGGCTTCGACAACGCTGTCAAACCCGTTTATCACCCATCCGAGTCCGACCGAGCTTGGGCAAAGATGTGTGACTTGGTTCCCGTCGAAGATTGCCAGATCGCTCGGCTGAATCCAACACTTGCCGATGATGATAAAGCTCGTTTGGCCGCCAAAGACGATTCCAAAGAAGCAGCCTCCAATCAATCCAGCGGTCCGAGCGACCGAATGGCATTGAAGTTGGACGGCGAACGCGGTGTGACCGCTCACGACATTGAACCACTGGATCGTTGGACACCATTCACCGTCGTCGTCACGCTCAACGATCCCGAACGTTCTCCTGAACGCAGCCTGATTGTTCATCACACTCGCGGAACCGACTGTGGCTACAACGGATACGACCTGACGATCCAAGATGGTCACCTCGAATCTCGCATGGCTCGGGTTTGGCCGGGCAACGCCATCAGCGTTCGAACAGTGGAACCCATCCCAGCCAACCAATGGCATCAAGTCGCGGCAACCTACGACGGATCGTCCCAGGCGTCAGGGCTGAAGCTCTTCCTCAATGGGCGTGAACTGGAAACAGTGACGCTGCGAGACGAAGTCAAAAAATCATGCAACGTTGTCGTCGACCATGGCGGAGACTTCGTGATCGGACAACGATTCCGAGCTCGCGGGTTCGCCGGTGGCTTGATCGATGATGTCCGTCTTTACGAACGCAACCTGACATCGCTTGAACTGCAAGTCTTAGCGACCGGCGAAGCTCGACCCGCTGACGCCGCCACGTTCGCATCCGCATTGGATCAAGACGCTCGCGAAGCGTTTGCTCAACTTCGCCAGGCCCGGCACGAATTTGTGATGGCAGAAGAGGTCATCCAAGAAATCCCGATCATGCGTGAGATGGACGAACCTCGCGAAACGCACCTGTTGCTACGCGGGGAATACGATGCCGAAACCAACGAAACCACACGGGTTGAACGAACGGTTCTGAAAGCCATCCCGATTCCGTTCCCTGAAGACGCTCGCAAGGATCGCCTCGGGTTGGCACAATGGATCACGCACCCAGAGCACCCGCTAACCGCTCGCGTTGCCGTCAACCGACTGTGGGGCAACTTCTTCGCCGATCCGTTGGTCCGCACGCCCGAGAACTTTGGTTTGCAAGGTGACCTGCCAACGCATCCGGAGCTTCTCGATTGGTTGGCTCGCGATTTTGTTGATCACGATTGGGACATCCAACGCTTGTGCCGCAACATCGTGCTCTCGGCGACCTATCGTCAAGATTCCCGCTGCACGCAAGAACAATTCAACAGCGACCCGACCAATCGCCTGCTCGCCCGAGGCCCGTCCTATCGACTCGCCGCCGAACAAATTCGCGACCTCGCGTTGGCTGCTTCTGGATTACTCAATCCCGAGATGGGCGGACCTCCGGTGTCGCCTTATCAACCGGGCCAAGACCTTTGGCGAGAATCCAACGGGATGTCGCCGCCGTATCAACAGTCGGTTGGCAAATCGCTCTACCGTCGGTCGCTGTATTCGGTTTGGAAACGCACCGCACCGCTTCCCAACATGATGGTTTTCGATGCATCGTCGCGTGAAGTCTGCACGGTCAAACGATCGCGAACCAACACGCCATTGCAAGCACTCGTGCTGCTCAACGATGAACAATTCATCGAAGCCGCTCGGGTACTGGCAACCGCTTTGATGAGCAACGAGGCACCGGAACAACGAATCGAGAACGCATTCTTGCAACTGGCAGGACGACGTCCCGATCCAACCGAACTGGAAGAACTCGTCACGCTCTATCAACAAGAGCAAACGTTCTTCGAGAAAGACGTTGATTCGGCCAAGAGCTACCTGTCGATCGGCGAACGCGAACTGCCCAGCGAAGTCCCCCTCGCCGAACTCGCAACCACGACCTCACTGTGCCAAGTCATCCTGAACCTGGACGCCACGATTTGGAAACGCTAGCGGCCTGTTGATTTGGTCATATACCGAATGGCAACAATTAGCCGATGGGCGTTAGCCCCGGTTGGCGTCTGACCAACCGCCGCTAACGCGGTGCGGCTCATTCAATCAACAGCCCGCTAGGGCGGTCCATCCCCAAACCGTTTCATCGAACTTCCATGCCACCACCCTTCTCGCCATCTTTCACGCGAGGGAACCCATCATGACTCCTGATTTCTCACTGCAATCCAAACGCCGTGTCTTTCTGAAGCAAGCCACCTCCACCGTCGGTGCCGCCGCGCTGGCGCACTTGCTCGGACGTGACATGGCATCGGCCGCAGCACCCGCTGCAAATCTTGGCGGGATGCACTTTGCTCCCAAAGCAAAACGGATCATCTATCTGTTCCAATCCGGCGGCCCGGCCCAGCAAGACTTGTTCGACCACAAACCGATGCTCGAACAAATGCACGGACGCGAATTGCCTCCCGAGGTTCGTGGCGAGCAACGTTTGACCGGCATGTCGGTGAATCAAAGCTCGTTGCCGGTGGCAGCCTCCAAGTTCAAGTTTGCCCAACATGGACAATCCGGTGCTTGGCTGAGCGAACTGCTACCGTATCACCGGGACATCGTCGACGATGTGTGCTTCATCAAATCAATGCACACCGAAGCGATCAATCACGACCCCGCGATCACGTTCTTTCAAACCGGGTCGCAGATCGCTGGCCGGCCATCGCTCGGTTCGTGGATCTCCTATGGACTGGGAAGCGAAAACGACGACCTTCCCGCCTTTGTGGTGCTGGTCACCAAAGGCCAAGGCGGTCAACCGCTTTACTCACGTTTGTGGGGCAACGGATTCCTGGATTCCAAGTATCAAGGCGTCCAGTTCCGGGGCGGTGAAGATCCCGTGTTGTATCTGTCCAACCCCGAAGGCATCTCGCGCGATCATCGGCGTCAACAACTCGACTCGATCAACCGTTTGAACTCGCACCAGTATCAACGCGAATTTGATCCAGAGATCCAATCGCGGATCGCTCAGTACGAGATGGCGTTCAAGATGCAAACCAGCGTTCCCGATGCGACGGACTTCTCCGACGAACCGGAGTCCACGTTCGACTTGTACGGTGAAGACGCCAAGCAACCCGGGACCTTCGCCGCCAACTGTTTGCTGGCTCGACGATTGGCACAACGAGACGTTCGGTTCATTCAGCTCTACCATCAAGGATGGGACCAACATTCCAACCTGCCAAAGGGAATCGCCGGTCAAGCCAAAGAAACCGACCAGGCATCCGCCGCATTGGTCAAAGACCTCAAGCGTCTGGGAATGCTGGATGACACCCTGGTCATCTGGGGCGGTGAGTTTGGACGCACGTCGTACTCACAAGGCACACTGACGCCGGGCAACTATGGCCGCGACCACCATCCGCGTTGCTTCACGACGTGGATGGCCGGCGGCGGAATCCGTCCCGGAATGAGTTACGGAACGACCGATGAGTTCAGCTACAACGTGGCGGAAAACGGTGTCCACGTGCATGACTTCAATGCCACGATCCTGAACCTGATGGGCATCGATCACGAGCGACTGACATACAAATACCAAGGCCGCCGGTTCCGTTTGACCGATGTGCACGGCCACGTCGTTCGCGATATTCTGGCGTGATCTTACGGCGAGCGTCGCTTGGCATTTGCCATCGAAAGCGACGTTCCACCGCGTGTGACGCTTCGCCACAGCTTTTCGCGTCGGTTCGCTCGGCAATAATGTGATGACATCGTTTCGGCTGGGACATACCGTCCCGCTCGATGTTTTCGCGTGTTGAATGCAAGAACATGAACTCGGTTCGCAAGCCGCCGACTCAAAAAGCGATTGTGCTGCTCGGCATCGGACACACCAATGCCCACGTGATGAAACAATGGGCCGATCGCCCAATCGCTCATTGCGATTTGATCTGCATCAGCCCGTTTCCCGTCGCAACCTATTCCGGCATGTTGCCCGGCACACTCGGTGAACAATTCACTGAAGAAGAAATGCAGATCGACTTGCGAGCGATGGCTGATCAAGCCGGGGCGACATTGATCATCGCCAAATCGACATCCATCGATCTGGATACGAACCAGATTCACTTCTCTGACCACGTCCCAGTGTCATTCGATGTGCTATCGATCGGAGTCGGATCGATGCCGGCCGGTTGGAACGAACACGAGTCGCCTTTGATCGTTCCAACCAAACCGATGCAAACGTTCCTGCGTCGATTGTCCGAACGAATCGATTGCGTGGATGATTCAAAGGGCACCAACAAACGAGTTGCCATCGTGGGTGGCGGAGTGGCCAGCATCGAAATCGCATTGTGCCTGCACGAACATCTCCGCAAGCAAGACCGACTCGACCGAGTGCAGTTAGATCTGTTCTCTCGCAGCCCATCCGTCAGCGATGAACTCAATGCGAAAAGCCAAGAAACCATTCTGCGGTTGCTGGCGGCGAGAAACATTCAAACCCACTTCAACTCGGCGGTTACCGAAATTGGTGATGATTCACTCACGACGAACGAAGGCGTAACGCTTCCGTTCGACGCGGTCGTCTGGGCAACCGGTGCCGCCCCACCAACCATCCTTCACCAAACGCAACTCGACACCGATGACCGCGGCTTTGTTGCCACATCTGAGACTCTTCAATCGCTGTCGCACCAACATGTTTTTTCCGTCGGAGACGCTGGAACGATCGTTCGTAATCCCGCCCCAAAAGCCGGCGTGACAGCGGTGCGTCAGAGTCCCATTCTATGGCACAACCTTCGAGCATTCGTTGCAGAAACGCCGCTGAAAAGATTCCGTTCGCGGAAGACGTTTCTCAAAATTCTGAATACCGGTGATGGAAAAGGCCTGCTCGACTACGGATGGTTTTCGTTCCATGCGAGCTGGTGCTGGACACTAAAGACTTGGATCGATCGTCGATTCATTCGCCAATTCCCTTCGCCGTGATGAACTCACCACGACATCAACCAACGGATACTTCCCCATGATGGACGTTGAGATTCTCAGCCGGTTGCAGTTTGCAGGAACGATCATGTTCCACTATCTGTTTCCGCCGTTGTCGATTGGCTTGGGTCTGCAACTGTTCCTATGCGAATTGGCGTATTACCGAACTCGCAATCCGGCATGGGAAGCGGCCGCCCGGTTTTGGACACGAATCTTTGCCGTCAATTTCGCGATGGGTGTGTCGACGGGCATCGTCATGGAGTTTGAGTTCGGCACCAACTGGGCCGCCTACTCTCGGTTTGTCGGCGACGTGTTCGGATCTGCACTGGCCGCCGAAGGGATCTTCGCGTTCTTCCTGGAAAGTGGATTCTTGGCTGTGCTCGTCTTTGGATGGGATCGAGTCGGTCCGACCATGCACTTGTTCAGCACGTTGATGGTGTTTCTGGGGTCGATGTTCAGCGCGGTATGGATCGTCGTCGCCAACAGTTGGCAACAAACGCCGTCCGGCTATCACATCGTTTGGCATGACGTGCAAGGCGAGTCCCTGCCGAGAGCCGAGGTCACCGATTTCTGGGCCATGGTTTTCAACCCATCATCGGTTGATCGCCTGACTCACACTTTGATCGGTGCATTCGTTCTGGGAGCATTTTTCGTCGCTTCGGTTTGTTCGTACTACTTGCTTAAAGGGCGACACGAAGAGATCGCGCGTCGCTGCTTGTCGATCGCATTGCCCACTTCGTTGCTGTTCACGATCCTTGCGGCCGCGACGGGTCATGACTCGGCTCAAAAGCTCGTCGAAACACAACCAGCGAAACTGGCTGCGATGGAGGCCCACTTCGAAACGACGGACCAGCCCACGGGACTTTACCTTTTCGGATGGCCCGACGCAGAAGAAGAGACCGTTCACTTCGGTGTCCAGCTCCCCTATCTGTTGAGTCTGATGGTCTACAACGATCCGATGGAACCCGTCCCTGGCATGGACCAAATCCCTTCCGACGAACGGCCGCCGGTTTGGTTGCCGTTTCAAACGTTTCATGTGATGGTCGGCTTGGGAACCATGATGATTGGAGTTTCGTCGCTCGCCTGCTGGTTCTGGTTTCGAGGCACCCTGCTGCAACGCCGCTGGTTGCTGTGGACGATCGTGTTCATGCCCATCGCTGCGATGACCGCGAATCAGGCTGGCTGGATCACTGCCGAAGTTGGCCGACAACCGTGGATCGTTTATCCGTCGATTCAAGACGGCGTGGAAATGATTGGCTTGAAAACGGCCGATGGTCTGAGCGAATCGGTCACCGCCGAACAAGTCCTCAGCTCCATCATCTTGTTTGGAATCATCTACTCGATGCTCTTCGCGGTCTGGGTGTTTGTGTTAAACCACAAAATTCAGCATGGCCCCGAAAGCGTCGATGCATTGCTAGAACACAAACGACGGACGCATCCGGGTTCCATGTCGGAACAATTTCAACGCACCGGAAAATCACATGGTGGGGATTTCCTCGAGGAGGACTCGGAATGAGCTACGAAACCGTCACGTTCGTCTGGTTTGTTTCGTTGGGTGTTCTGCTATGCGGCTACACGATCCTGGATGGGTTTGATCTGGGTGTTGGAATCCTTCATCCGTTCATCGCGAAAACGGATGAGGAACGTCGACTGGTCATGAATTCCATCGGACCGCTGTGGGATGGAAACGAAGTTTGGCTGGTCACATTTGGTGGAGCTCTCTTCGCTGCGTTTCCCGTCGCCTACGCCACCGTGTTCAGCAGTTTCTATCTCGCGTTCTACTTGCTCCTAACTTGCTTGATTGGCCGTGCCGTCAGCCTTGAGTTCCGTTCGAAAGTTCACTCTCCCACGTGGAGACGACTGTGGGACTTGGGTTTCTTTTTGTCCTCAACCTGCGCGGCGTTGCTGCTCGGCATCGCCGGTGGAAACGTCATGCAGGGAATGGAACTCGGACCCATGTACCATTACGAAGGCAGCTTGCTCAGCCAGTTGACTTGGTACCCGTTGTTGGTGGGAACGTTGACCGTGTCACTGTTTGCACTGCATGGTGCGATCTTCTTGTATCTAAAAACAGAACATGAATTGCAGCAGCGTGTGCGAGCGGCCATCACACCCTTGTTTTATGTTTTCGCCGGGATGTATTCGCTCGTCACGTTCGCGACATGGTGGCACGTGCCCCATGCAACCGAGAACATTGCCAACTATCCCATCCTTTGGGTCGTCCCAATCCTCAACGCGTTGGCGGTGTTGAACATTCCGCGTGCAATGCACCTCGGTAAACCCGCCTACGCCTTCTTCTCATCGGCGATGGTGATCCTGGCCCTGGCCTCGCTCTTCAGCGTCGCGATCTTTCCCAACTTCGTGCTTTCCACGATTGACCCCTCTTACAGCATCACGCTCGACAACGCGAGAAGCAGCGAGAGCACCCTGAACATCATGTTGATCATCGCGGGAATCGGGATGCCGTGTGTCATCAGCTACACCGTGATCATCTATTGGATCTTCCACGGAAAGGTACGACTGGATACCAACAGTTATTGAAGGCAACGGTGTGCCGTTGATTACGCACTTTGATCGAACAGCAGTCCGTTGAGAGAACGCCCTCGGCGGGTGGAAACACCAAACATGGACTGAAGATTTGCCAAAGCGTCCTTCGTCACGTTGTAAGCATCCAGCGCATCCGTGTTTTCGCTGTCGTACTTTCCACCCGATGCCAGTTGAAACAGATCCGCCAGCGCGGTCTGGGTTGCTTCCAGCGTTGTGCCAGTCAACGCTTCCATTTTGGAACTGCGATAGGACTCCGATGCGGACCCATTGGCGTTGATCGTGAAGTTGTCAAAACTGCCCCGAAAACCTTCGGCGAGTTGGAAACCGATCCGCACGCCATCCTGCTCGAATTCGTATCGTCCGTCGACCTTGGTCACTTCTTGACCGTTCATCATAAACTGTTCGCGAGTCGCTGATGATCGGTAGGTACTGGGAGTACCAGTGCGACGTTGAACAGTGACCTCGGAATCAATTTCAAATGTGTCCAGGGCTCCTACAAACCCGTCCACAAACTCCAAGTCGACCGAACTCTCGCCGAGGGACACCTCGAACGTGTTGGTGGATGAAGTGTAGGTTTGGCCGTTGATGGTTGCTTGGCCGTCTTGCCCATAAGCGTTGCCGTTTCCATCCCCACCCGTGATAGAAAACTCATCTTCATCTGATCGCAACGTGATGGGATCAATCGCTCCCAGAAATCCAGTTTCGATATCAAATGCCATCACAGCGGAATCGATGGTGACACTCAACTCATCGCCATTCGCGACGAATGATTGACCATTGAGAGTGGCCTCTGCATCGACACCGTAAGCCGTACCTGTTTCATCACCTCCGGTCAGGTCAAAGCTTCCGTCTGAGGTGGTCACTTCGATCGAGTCAAACGTCCCCGTGAACCCGGACTGCACGTCAAAGGAATACGAGCCGAGCGAATCGACATAGTCCACATGGTTTCCATCGGCAACGACGGATTCACCATTGATGGTCAATTGGGCATCCGTGCCAGCGGCGTTTCCGTTTCCATCCCCGCCATTCGTGTCGAAGGATCCCGACACAACGTCCACCTCGACAATGCCATCGGAGCCCTCACCTTGGCTTTCCAATGTCAGCCGACTGCCGGACAGCGTGGCCACCACTCCCGTGTCGCCCGTTCGATCGTTGATGTCGTCTCGGAGAGAACTGAGCGACTGAAAGGCGGAAACATCAATTTCAGCCGTACCCAACTCGCCTGTCAGATTGAACGTCGCGCTACCACTGACCGCACCTAAGAAGCCATCGTAAGTCAGCTGGCCTTTGGTTGCCGTTTGGTCGACGGTTCCGCTAAGAATGTTGGTCGAACGGGGCTCCGATGAGTTCACCGTGAACCCTTGAATCTGACCCGCGTTGACACCTTCGACATCGACATACTGAGTGATGTCATCCAACGTCACCTGAATGCTTTCCGACGATCCAACCGTTTGACCGCTGAACTGAAGCGTGTCGCCGTCGACCGTGGCGACCACTCCCGTGGACTCTGTTTCCGCATTGATTCGATCACGGACATCGCTCAGCGATTCACCTTGGACGATAGCAATTTGTTCGCTTCCCAGGTTGCCCGAAAGAGTGAACAAGGCGGTGTCGGCGACGTTGCCCCCGCTGCCTTGGTATTGCAACTTCGCAGTGTCTGCGGCGGTGGTGACGGTCCCGGACAGTTCGACCACGGCTCCATCCGCGATGCTTTGCAAATCGAATCGTGGGATCTGCGCCGCATTCACGCCCTCAACCGTTGGACGAAACTGTCGCACGACGTTGGACAATCGCACTTCCGCATCATCACCTCGCATTTGAGACACAAGTCGAAGCTCGTTCCCATTGACTTCTGCCTTGACACCGGTGAATGCCGAAACGTTGTTGATTTTCTCTGCGAATGAAAGCAACGATTCACCACGAGTGGTTTCCACATTCGCGGTGCCGAGATCTCCGCTCAGATCAAAGTTCGCTGATCCCGTGACCAACCCACTGGCATTGCCTTGATAAGTCAGTCGAGCAACGGCAGCCACGGAATCAACTTGTCCCTGTACTGTTTCGGACACGCCTTCGGGCAATCGGCTTAGATCAACACGATCGATCTGTGACGCATTGACTCCGAACAATTGATTGTCGCCGTAGTTTCGTCCTACTCGAACGGGTCGCACGGTCGCCTCCAGCGATTGAGAACTCCGCGACGTCAAACGCAGTTTCCCATCCAGTTCAATCGCCTTAACGCCAGCATTCTTCGAATTGATTTGCTGAGCCATGCCAGCGATAGAACGTCCCGGTTGAAACTGAATTCGTCGCTCTGAACCGCCGATCTTCAGGTCGAGCGAACCGCCGCCTTGCAAACGCGCCGCATCGGTGATCAAAACTTTCGCATTGCCCGCTTGTTGAGTGATCCCACCAGAAAAGCGTGCCGATCCATTGGGCGGCAACGACAAGATCTCCAGGTCTTTGATCTGACTGGAATCGAGGCCACGCACAACGGAATTCCCGGATCCGCCCAACGTCAATGATTGCCCCAAGAGTTCACTGATCTCAGTCAGTGCTGTGTCGATGCTGCCCTGCAGATTTGTGAAAGAACTACCGGCACGAGCGGCATCCAAAAGCTTTTCACCGATGCCAGCAACCAGTGAGTTGATCCGGTCAGACGTGGTGTTCACGCGACGCAGAAGTGTCTCGGGTTCGGACTGACTGGACGCACGGGCGCTCAGTTGAAAGTTCTCGACGAGGAGAGACCGACTTGCGAAACTCGTTGATGTGCTGGAGCTGATTGTCATCGTAGGGGTACTTGGATTGGAACAGCAAACTGCCCACGTCTCCTAGGAAGGAACCCCCCGGCTCCAAAACTGGCTTCTCGTGAGCCAGCACCTGAACTCTAGGTCAAGAATGGACCTGAAGCGGCAAAAAACATGCGAAATTTTCCACCACCCCTGATCAACCGACGCAATCCTGTCACGGCATTCGCTGCCGTTTTGGAGACAATGCCCTG of the Rhodopirellula baltica SH 1 genome contains:
- a CDS encoding DUF1553 domain-containing protein; amino-acid sequence: MFVSLRSLIPFLLVWPTVTSAVVFAEDDIDFNRDIRPILSDRCYFCHGPDDGTREADLRLDIREDAAYVLESDELLDRVQSDDPDLVMPPPHANLELTDEQKEMLKRWIDEGAPYAAHWSFEKLPLTVETPSVKQADWPKQTIDPFVLAKIEAAGQQPNPEADPLRWLRRVTLDLTGLPPSAETIQSFEKAVQKDRERAYEAAVDQLLQSSAFGEHMSIAWLDVARYADSYGYQSDKLNTQWPYRDWVVRALNQNLPYDDFLTWQIAGDLLEDPMRDQQLATAFNRIHRLNNEGGAVFEEWRIENAADRVHTFSTAVMGLTLECARCHDHKYDPITAREFYSLSAFFNSIDESGVYDRTEKVPCPSMLLPTEEESAALERSRQELAASEQHYQAVLAATKDRFKTSEAASITADDIPDLRLALSFDQGFDNAVKPVYHPSESDRAWAKMCDLVPVEDCQIARLNPTLADDDKARLAAKDDSKEAASNQSSGPSDRMALKLDGERGVTAHDIEPLDRWTPFTVVVTLNDPERSPERSLIVHHTRGTDCGYNGYDLTIQDGHLESRMARVWPGNAISVRTVEPIPANQWHQVAATYDGSSQASGLKLFLNGRELETVTLRDEVKKSCNVVVDHGGDFVIGQRFRARGFAGGLIDDVRLYERNLTSLELQVLATGEARPADAATFASALDQDAREAFAQLRQARHEFVMAEEVIQEIPIMREMDEPRETHLLLRGEYDAETNETTRVERTVLKAIPIPFPEDARKDRLGLAQWITHPEHPLTARVAVNRLWGNFFADPLVRTPENFGLQGDLPTHPELLDWLARDFVDHDWDIQRLCRNIVLSATYRQDSRCTQEQFNSDPTNRLLARGPSYRLAAEQIRDLALAASGLLNPEMGGPPVSPYQPGQDLWRESNGMSPPYQQSVGKSLYRRSLYSVWKRTAPLPNMMVFDASSREVCTVKRSRTNTPLQALVLLNDEQFIEAARVLATALMSNEAPEQRIENAFLQLAGRRPDPTELEELVTLYQQEQTFFEKDVDSAKSYLSIGERELPSEVPLAELATTTSLCQVILNLDATIWKR
- a CDS encoding AraC family transcriptional regulator, which codes for MKKTLNRQAFFARLAPGQEILKLFDWLPDVSFFVKDREGRFMALNRRGCEYCGVLSESEAIGKTDHDFFPKTRADEYREDDLQVMESKEAIINRIESAPEEAGSPRLVTTSKIPLKDRRGRVIGVAGFSRQVERMQSGSADSLEKVMEYIHAHYREDIPTGHLAEMAGLSASHFERRFRLAFGASPRQYLIRVRVENAARWLRETDERVTTIAQSCGFYDHAHFSRSFQRIMKMSPTEYRKRKQS
- a CDS encoding 6-bladed beta-propeller → MTQTPRRNFLQKTAVTALAATAATRTLTAAPPKDEPEIIGHGDYRYRVIRDWAQISALRTPLLNCHEMVQDKRGRLFMIGDHTDNNILVFDKSGKLLDAWGTIFPGGHGLSLMDEGDEEFLLITDGGWTLDRNGKAIRNNGRVTKMSLDGRILFDIGHPQTIGIYNAGDPFCPTETTVGPNGDIYVADGYGKDYVIQYNSNGEYIRHWGGHNNEDPNMNLKNAHGVALDTRDPNQPLIVCTSRSECCFKFFTLDGQYVKTVSLPNMRVCRPVIDDQNLYAGVCWSQPRSGGSPWAGHTGFMTVLEGDQVVSNPGGSEPEYIDGVLQNSYQLESQPIMHGHDVCVDEDKNLYVCQWNANHTPPIKLERI